DNA sequence from the Marmota flaviventris isolate mMarFla1 chromosome 15, mMarFla1.hap1, whole genome shotgun sequence genome:
GGGCAGCAAGTGCCAGCAGCAGTCCAACAGCCTGGCTATTGGTGGAGTCAGAGTTACAGGGTACAGTGAGCACCAGAGACTCGGTGCTGGCAGCACGTGGGGCCCGTAGGATGCCATACACGTTGGTGCCTGATACCATCTGTACAATGCATTGGTGAAGGAGCCTCAGAGCAACCCTAGTATGTAGAAAGTCAAAGCCTCCACCACCACCTTTCCTTGGCCCTACAATCTGCAAAGCAGGGATTTCCCTGGCCCCAGATCATCCCTCCCATTAGGATTCTTGGCCCCAGGTGACCCCTTCACAGCGCTTTTCTATCCCAAGCACCCtcaccccctcacccccacccttcCTCAATACATAGCGCTCGTGGGTCTCATCCGGGAAGGGCAGTTTCCGAGAGAAACTCTGCGTGTAGACCTCCAGCCCTACTGTACGCATCGTCCGCTGCAGCCAGGCCACTGGTAGAGCCCTGGAGACACAAAGACAGCCTCTGAACGGAGCTCCCTGGCCTTGGCCACCACTACTTTTCCCATACCCGCTGCTCTGCGGCTCACCCCGACTTCCTGCGGTGGGCAGCGAAATCGCGGGCAAAGCCCCGGGCACGGTCTCCGCCCACAAACTGCTCCTCCACCATGGTGGATCCCATGGCGTTCTCCGACATGTAAGTACGCTGGGTCAACGGCGGGAAGGCCAGAGCCAAGAACCAGGCGATGCCCGCCACGTAGCTCAGCACGCTGCGAGGGGTCAGAGGGAGCAGCCGGAGCGTTAGCGTGATCTGGGACGCCGACTGTGGCCACCAGCTCCAAACCAGGGACCGAACGGGCAGGTGTGAGGGGCCTGGAAACCTAGACTCCGGGTCCCCGCATCCCCCGCGGGAAGTGGACCGAAGGAGAAGGGCGCGAGCAGCGCAgggaccccagcccagcccaccctCACCAGAGCGGCGCGTTGAGGCGCAGCACGAGACGGGCGAGCGCGCGCCGGCGCACGGGGTCCGACAGGAGGCCCATGGCGGGAGGGCGACGCGGGACCCTGCTCTCGCAGCCAGCTCCAGCCGCGGAGCGCAAGTTGCTCCTGTCAGACCCCGAACCTAAACCCAGCCGCACTTCCGGTCCCACTGAAATTCGCGCCACTGCGCGTGCGCAAAGCAGAACCTTTCTCCAGCTCGGCTGCTGGAGGCCCTAGGGTTGCAGGGAGCCGGAACCTGTGCGACTGGAGTCTGGTCTCCGGGATCGGCATCCGGAAGGGCTGGACCGACCCTGCGCAGTACCAGCAGGGAGCCGGAACCTGTGCGACTGGAGTCTGGTCTCCGGGATCGGCCTCCGGAAGGGCTGGACCGGCCCTGCGCAGTACCAGCAGGGAGCAGAGACAAGGCCGACACCAGGGTATCGGGAGCAGTGATAAAGCTCCCGTTGGAAGGCTCACAGAAGTCGGAGACGATTGTCAGGGAAGGTAGGTGGAGGTGCTCAGAGCACCACGCCTGCCACAGAGGCTGTGAATGACTACAGTGTGGACTGAGGTTCAGGCGTTTAAGAATCATTCTTATGGATGTCAGTCACTGAAAATGAAATCACGAGGCTGTGAATGACTACAGTGTGGACTGAGGTTCAGGCGTTTAAGAATCATTCTTATGGATGTCAGTCACTGAAAATGAAATCACAGTGGTGTCACATGGGTTCTGAACTAAGGTCTTCATGGGTAGATAGAAGACCCACAGGGAAGATGCAAATCTACTAGTAAGACAGGCCTGTGTATATGGAGTAGCTAGTAAGGAGCGTACTGTTTTGTCCAGGCCAGCAAGTCCCTGGCATAGTAGGAGAGTTGGTGGCCAACGCAGGCGGTGGATGAAGGGGAGCTTGCTGAAGGGGGTACAATTTTAGGCTGGGGAAAATGTCGAAACTCAGGAGAAAAGATCAAGTGAGCAGAGGAGTCTCCTGTAGTTTAGAGCCCAAGGTAAGCAGTAGGAAAAGGCCCAAGGTGCTCCTAGGGGGAGGCATTGGCCCTACCTATAGCCAGTCAAGGTTTCTTTTAATCCTTGTACTCAGGTTCTGGAGGGACTGGACTGAGGATGGCAAACTCCTTGGTCTGAGGCTTGATTTTTCTCACCTCTCACCAACAGATTGCTTTCTCCACCCAGATACCCCTACACCACCTATCCTTCTGGAGGTTTGAGTCCTGAGGCCACAAGAGATATAGTTCATGTGTGGAGTTGGCTCCCCAGTCATTCCCCAGAGTCAAACTGTTTGCAAGTGCTATACAGCAAAGAGTGATGAGCAGAGGAGCAGGACTTTATTCTGGACAAAAGTGGCTGGGTGTTCAGTCCCCCAGCAAGATAGATGCCTCACGCACATGCTGCCGTACCACATGGTCCAACAAGGTGTGCACATCTCTAGCTGCTTGGGCAGCGGCCTCAAGCACCTGCTCCAAGTGGTCCTCATGCAGCCGGGCATCCATTTCAAGCAGTGCGATCTGGCCTGAGGCTGGCAGCAGGGCCAGGGCTAGTTGGGGACCACCAGCTGCTTCCTCCACATGGCTGAGGTCTGCCAGGGCTGTGCCTTCCACAAAACCAGCTGAACATGCGCACACAAAGTCCCGCATGGGTATCCCAGCATCCAACACTGCCAGCGTGGCGGCATTCACACAAGCTGCGTAGGTTCCACCATCAGCCTGCAGTACCTGCAAGGACCCCCCCACGCTGTTATCAGTCCATTAAACTGCCATCCCACCCTCCAGTTCCCTTCCCTCAGTGGGTTGAAAACTGCAGCCAGCTCACCTGCACATAGATGTCAATCTGGGATCGTGGGTGCAGCTGAGTAAGAATGGCTGCCTCAAAAGTCTGGCGCAGCTGTAGGCCCATCTCACAGGACTTACGGTCTCCATGTGGCCTCCGCTTGCGCTCACCTGTGCTGAAGGTTGCTGAACTATATTGACAGTTCACCAGAGCCCGGTCAGGCAGGGCTCGAGACCTGGAACCCCGGATCTAGAAGAGAAAGGATGCATAAGTCAAGCCTACTCTCCCAGCTCACACTCCCTAGTCCTTTCAACCTCCTTCTCAAGAGAGTGGCAGCAACCTTATCTCCAAAACATCCAAGGGAGATCCATTTGTCAGTCTAGGCCATCATCACCTCTGGCGTGCATGCCTCACTTCATTTCCTCCCAACTCCTCTAAGTGGTGGCCACAGTATGTTTAAAAACATCAAGCCGATTCTGTCTCACCACACACTCACATTCTACTTACCTACCAAAGGCTTCTGTTATACGGGAAATAAAATCCCAAATCCTTTCCCCAGTCTACAAAGCCCTAGTCCTCACCTCCCTGGAAACCGTTATTTGGAATTATCTCCTCTCCCTCCACAGTCATTCTTTCGGCTTTGCAGAAGTGCCATGTTTGTTTCTACCCATTGCCTTCATCCTGGCTTCTTTCATCTAGAAAACTGGGCTCCCACATTAATTTGCTAAgcaattaaaaattatctctgcGTTGGGGAGGCACTGTTATAGCGTAGAACGTAGCAATAAAATCAGAGAGTTTTATTTAAAGTCGCTGCTCTCAGAGAGTTTATGTTCCCGTGGAAAGACAAACGGGTAAGATTAAGTAGAGCTGACGTTCGGGTGGTAGACACAAAGGCAACAGAGCGTGTTGTGGCCTGGAGCGGCAGCATCCCAAACATGACGCCGGAGGAGAACAGCGGGGAAGTGACCGAATGGGCGAGAGCCTGGCACGATGAGGAACCCGACAAGGGAGAGCAGGGCGCAGGAGAGAGACAGGACATACCCAGAGATGCACCTTAAGAACTTGGGCATTTACTCAGCCGATATGCGGCTTCGAGCATTCGTTGCGTAAACGGGAGGCGCGACCGCGACCCCGCCGATCCCGCGCGGCCCACTCGCCTCGTGCGGCCCGTAGACCACTGCCAGCGCCTTGGTGTTGCCCTGCTCGATGTAGGCCGAGCCGTCGGCCTGCGCGAACACGCCCATGCGCGCCTGGATCTTGCGCAGCTCCCCGGCACGACGACCGTCCACCCGGTAACCCTGGTCAGACAGGAGCTCCAGCCCCGCCATGTCGCCGGCCCAGCTCTCGGTCTCGTGGAGAACACTGCACCCTGAGACCCAGGCTTGGCAGACCCAGTTTCCGGCGGTCCGGCCCCCTTCCGGGCCCGGGGACTACGGACTCCTTCCGGGCCCGGTCTTCTTCCGGGCCTGGGGACTAGGACTCCCGGCTGTCCGGCCTCCTTCCGGGCCTAGGGACTACGACTTCCGGAAGTTTTGGCTTCCTTTCGGCCTAGGCAACGAAGGCTCCCGCGACCCTGCTTTCCCCTCTCCGACCGGGGGAGGGCGGAGCTCTCCGGTGCGCTCCGGTGCGCCCCAGCTCTGCCCTTGGCCGGCTGGCCTCTGGAGCCGACTTCCTGGTTCGCCCGTGGGCCGGGGCGGTGCTTTTGTGTGTCGGGTGTTTGCGGGGCCGCAGTGCAGGCGTTCATTCCAGCTGGGACATTTTTCCGTTCTCTTACtgttgtattcattttttttcccccaggggtTGAACCTGGGGAGGCTCCACCTGAGCTAGATTCCCATTTCCCCACCCCAACCTCGTCGGGAtccacgcgtgctaggcaagtgctgtcccGTGAGCCGCACCCCAGCCCGAGGCAGGTCTTAcagagttgctaaggctggcctggaatttgtgatcctgccCCAGCGTCGGGGGTAGCAGGACTAGGATGTAGGCTCCACAGCGAGCTAGACACGCTTTTTGTCACACACATGTGTGATCAGATTTTCTGTAAAGCAGTCTGATTTTCCCTTTTCACTTGGTTCTTCTGTCGTCCACCTTAACACAATAAACTGTCCTTTCTGTGGTTTCCTCCATAGCCTGACTTCGAACAAATCCTGGACAAACACAACTTAGACATCGGCTTTGGGAACTCtgattagttttttaaatacCATTTCATAGGCAATTATTTTGTGGTTTTTGAagggttatggaaaataatattcctacaagaTAGtgctcccccctcaaaaaaaaaggagggacaGTGTGActcagaggaggaaggggaaagttCAAATCctgatacacacacacgcacacacatttCAGCCAAATATTAAACCTCTCCCAATACATCCTTTCCCAGTAATAATGGGCCCTGAGCAAACTTTGGTCCTTTCCCAGGCtcatccccagcatctccaccaaaaTCATTTACCCCTTCCCAGGCCCAGTGGGTCCTGAAGGCAGGAGGCAAATACTGAAATGCTGGGCCCTGGACTTTGACCCTTTCCCATTGCAGATGAGTCCtgaaggagaaaaggaacagTGACCCTTTAGGTAACGGTGGGtcccagaggaaggaagataagAAGTGAACACAGCTCTGAGCTTTTCCCAGTGACAGTGAGTTTCAGACTTTTCACAACTGCTTTCCTGAGTTAAAATCTTAACCTGAACCACGAGGTCCCCAAGTGTCCAGACAGCATGCTCGCAGTGTCCAGTGATTAATTCACCCTCACCATAAACTCTAAAGCCTAGACTCCTTCTCTTACCTGGGGGTCATTCCTATACCCAGAAAATGAATCCCTCCTGTGCTGATGGATTGACTTCGCTGCAGACAGGAAAGCGTGCTGATCTGAGGTTTGCTTCCCGTCTCCTGCCTGCATCATTTGTGGGCCATGCACTTACATTTTTcaccggaaaaaaaaaatgctgggcaaggtagcacatgcctataatcccagcagttctggaggctgaggcaggcggatcacaaattcaaagccaacctcagcaactcagtaagaccctgtctcaaaataaattttaaaagggggaaggaggttgggattgtggcttagtgccTAAACTCccctgttacacacacacacacacacacacacacacacacacagccttatGAAATTCCTCCCAAGTAATCTTTCAGAGTTAATAATTTTTTGTTGGCTGCTTGATACCCAAAAGTGGGGTGGTATTTCCACTACTGCTCAATGGTAGACAATTGGCTTATATTTCAGAGATGGAGTCCCAGGAGCAGAATTTCTGAGTGCAGGCTCTAAGTATGAGAGTAAGTTCCTTCATCCTTCCTTTGCCCCAAAGAGTAAATTACACTTTTTAGAATAAAACTTTCCAACCTACACAGCATGATTGACAGCATGTTATTACTCTTATTTCTAGTTCTGGTGATTTCAGCCTCCCCTGACAGTCTCATCcaatggaaagaaggaaagctGGAGGGGCTCTCCTCCCTTGAGGTCAATGTCATCAGCAAGAACCCCTTCCCCCATCCTGAGGTGCATTATCCAGCCCCTCCTCAATGCTTAGAAGCCAAGTCTCCTGCTCCAAATCTGAAAGTGGAAAGATTAACTGAATGGGTTGCAGAGGAAGAGGCCCTGAGGTGTCCTAATGAGATGGGACCATCATAGGGACAAAGGACAAATGCATTTCTGGGCTTTGACTTCTGGCCTGACTCAAACCCCAAGAGGCTTGGAGTGTGCCACCCTCAAGAAGATCAGTTTTGCAGGATTGAGGTCAGGTTGCCTGGAATGTGTTCTCTTGAGCAGCTTCAGAAACTTATCTATCTTTAGCACAGggcaaaattcttttttttagagagagagagaattttaatatttattttttagttttcggcggacacaacatccctgtttgtatgtggtgctgaggatcgaacccgggccgcacgcatgccaggcgagcacactaccgcttgagccacatccccagccccaaaattctTGAATATATCTAAAGTCAATTAACATTTCCACCATTGCAAGTAGTCAATAAAACTACTTGTTTAGGGAGCCAGCTGACATCTATTTGTGAGAGCTGTCTCCCTAAACGAAAGCCCCAATAAACGCACACTCATTCACCAGACTCTTATTTCAATATTTCCACCTTCATCAGGTCAAAAGATCCCAGTGTCCAGCAACACTAGAAAGACCATCAGGTCTGCTCCCAGCGTGGCCATGCCTACACCTCTCCTTAGATCCAGCAGCTAGGCTGCAGTCAAATGGGCCTCATTTCTCCCACTGAGAATACAAATTCCATCCCCCTTTCCAGAAAGGAGTTGTATATTTGTAGTATTTCTTGCTACTTaatcttagtggcttaaaataatgaaaatcattttattactATCTGCAGAAATTCTCAAGATTCCCTAGCTTTGGCTAGACAGTTTGCACTTTCTTTCCTGCAGTTGTCACCAGATGCTGCTGGGACAGGAGCCATCTTGAAGACTCCCTCCCTCATGTCTTTGGTGGTTGACGTGGGCTGTGGGCCAACACTCTCTGGGCTTTTAGGCAGCATGTGAACATGGCTTCTCCTTGTGTCCTGGGCTTCCTGGAAACATGGCAGCTGAGCTCTAAGAGTAAGCTTCCAGGGGGATGTGCATGGTGTTTTACGTCCTTGCCTCAGAAGTCACTCCTGCAGGGCCCCTTGGACAAGACCATCATATGGGATAAACtcaaggggaggggacatggcCTGCACTCTTCAATGGCAGAAGGGTCACCGTTGTATTATAAGAACATTATGCCAGGGCTgggtttatagctcagtggtagagcgcttgcctggcgcatgtggggcactgggttccatcctcactaccatataaaaataaataaaggtgttgtgtccatctacaaaagaACATTGTGCTGAAGTGGGCTGAAGCAGTACAGTTGGCTGCAGGTGCCCAAGACAGTGGTCACAGCGTCCCCTCCACAGAGACTATGCTCTGAAGACTGTACACCAGAGTTAGTGAGTAAGCCACTGCCCTGATGCTGATACCACCTATTACTGGTGACAAGAGTTCCATTTTTCCAGGTGTTGAAGTTTCAACAATGGAGAAACACTGAAGCAAGAGTAAAAAGCAAGTTGAATTGTTGTATAGACTTCTCTACAGAGAAGGGGACACAGAGTTGGTATCCAAAGAAGTGAGAGTGTCCTgcccctttaaaaaatttctacattttattagTTCTCATGCTCTCCTTGCCCCTTATCTCTCCCCATCCTGCATCCATGACCAGTGGTCAGGGTGAGTCAAAAGGTGGGAAGCAAATAGGTAAAGAGAAAGAGCCAAGTGGTGGAGTGATCCAAGCAGTAAGGTTTCAATTAACAACTCTCATGACTCCCTGCAGGAAGGAAGGGTTCCTGGGGTAGGTCACCTCAGCAACCAGTTGGAGCAGGAGAGGGAAAGAGCAGCATTTGATTTTCTTCCCAGATGACTGTCCTCCAGTGTGTAGGCCACATACTTTTTTGTGCCTCCACTCAAAAAGAATGTCAAGAGGCCACTAGAGAACTTCTAAACTCCTTAGCTGATAAGGGATATAAAGTCTCAAAGAAGACTTTATACCCCTTATCAATTGTGCCCAAAAGAAGTTCAATATTTAGAATTACAGCTGTCTCAAGGAACCTACAAACTAGGACAGGAAAGAATAATCCTGTAGGACAATGTCCTCTACCTCAGACCATGAGGCAACTCAGAGGCTTCCTGGGGGTAACTGGACACTCGGGTGTTGAATTCCTGGATATGGGGAATTAGCTAAGCCTCTCTATAGCCTCCTCAAAGAAGCACTACCCAAGGAACAACTTCCCTGATATGGGAACCAGAACAGATCAAAGCCTTTAGGGCATTAAAAGGGGCCTTACTCCAAGCCCCTGCCCTCAGTTTACCTACTGAACAAAAAATGCGACCTGTTTGTCACTGAGAGAGGAGGAATAGCCTTGGGAGTGGTCACACAAAAGAATGAGCCTGCTCAACAGCCAGTAGCTTATCTCAGTAAGGAGCttgatctcctgcctggagaatGGCCTCACTGTTTGAGAGTGATAGCCGCAGAGGCAGCCAAAACCATCCTGGGAAGAGACCTATTGTCTGCACCTCCCAGGATCTCTCAGGGATTCTAAATACAAAAGGAAGAGTATGGATCTCAggtgccttctttttttttaatatttactttttagttttaggtggacacaatatctttattttatttttatgtggtgagaatcgaaccctgtgcctcaggcgcgctaccacttgagccacatccccagcccctagacagGTGCCTTCTAAAATGTCAAACCTTATTCTAGATGGACCCATAACTCAAGTAAGGACTTGCTCCAATTTAAACCCAGCCACCTTCATCCCAGAGACTTTAAAGGGAAATCCTGAACATGACTGCCAATAGGTCCTAGCTATAAATTACTCAGCCCAGAAGGAATTTTCAATCCTTCCCCTGTCCAATCTAGACCTCATCATGTTCACAGATGGGAGTTTCTTTATGGAACAAAGAGAACACAAAGCTAGATATGCTGTGGTGACTTTACATGACATCATAGAGGCACAATCTTTGACCTCAGGCATATATATCCCTAACTAGAGCACTCGATTTAGGGAAGcaacaaagaattaatatttacACTGACTCTAAATATGCCTACCTAATCCTGCATGCACATGCAGCAATTTGGAAGGAAAGAGAATTTCAAACAACTGGGGGAACATTCATTAAAAAACTATGAGCAGATCTTAAAACTGCTATAAGCTGTTCATTTACCCAAAGAGGTAGCAGTAAATCACTGTCAAGGACCTTATAAAGGGTTAGATGAAATAGCAGAAGGAAACAGGCTAGGAGATCAACAAGCCAAAGAGGTCGCTAAGGGAAGTTTATAGATGACAACCTTAGCCCCTTTAATACGGACAGGCCCTCCCCCAGAGATAAGATCTCAATACGCCCAGGAGGAAACACAGGAGGCATTGTCCACAGGAGGTATTCTTTTACCCTCTGGGTTGATTCAAATGGAAGATGACAAACTTTATTTACTGGCTAATTCCCCCGTGGAAGACATTACACATCCTACACCAATCTTTCCACCTGGGAGAAGAAAATACTCTCAAATTAATCTgagatagggctaggattgtggctcagcagtagagcgcctgtctagcatgggtgagacctgggttcgatcttcagaaccacataaaaataaaagcattgtgttgtgtccatctacaccaaaaaataaatatttaaaaaaattagtctgagatatttgaaggaaaaatatttaaaagaccaTCCACCAAATAGTCAGAGCCTGTGAAACATGCCAAAGAAATAACCCACTTAATTCTGCTGAAAAGCCCCTAGGATTACAAAGGATAGGACTGTTCCCTGGGGAAGACTGGCAACTTGATTTTACTCATATGGTCAAGAGCAATGGATTCCAATATTTATTAGTTATGATAGATACTTTTACTGGATGGACTGAAGCCTACCCCTCCTGAACTGAACAGGCAGGAGAAGTAGTCAAAACATTATTACAGGAAATCATCCCACGGTCTGGGTTACCTTGCAGCCTACAGAGTGATGATGGAGCAGCTTTCAGGGCAGCTGTCACTCAGGGAATATCCAAAGCCTTAGGCATCAAATACCATCTCCATTGTGCACCGGGACCTCAATCCTCAGGAAGGatagagaaaacaaatgacaTCTTAAAAAGACATCTgttgaacccagcctaattccattttaagattgggagccatctcgtcacaaagtcatgaaaagttaatttctgttttactataaattactgcaatttctaaacttgcttggaatgcctgcccgtgccttgaactcacccatgcctggctttccctgacagATAAAAACCCTCTCTGAAAGCTTAGTGGTGCcttataaattctgatgttgggatctaaatttattccctaccttgaaacGTTAACCTATATagactatctgcctttgtattgtGCTTGTCAagatcctgttatctgtaagttctcaagacacccctcttttgcaactttttgtgctataaaactgcaCTCCCAGAGAGCTGGGGTACTGTTCTCTATCCCAGGGTTTTTgggagagacagtcctggccagttTCAGTGTATACAAAttcaagcttgctttaatttgatttaaaattggagttggtggtcttttctttgtgtcgtGGTTTTTAACACATCTAAGGAAACTCAAGAAACCCACCACCCATGGCCTAAGGTGCTTCATTTGCCACTACTCAGAATTAGGAACACCCCCAAAACATTAGGGATCAGTCCATTTGAGCTCTTATACGGGCAACCATTCCTAAGAAATGATATCCTTAAGGATCAGGAAAACGGCAGATCTAGTCAATCATGTCACAAAGTTGGCCAAATTTCAAGCTGAGATTTGTAAATATCCTATATCTCAGCCAGTCACTTCTCCACTTCTCTATGAGCCCGGAGATCTAGTTATGATCAAGACCTATAAGGATGGCcctaggcctgagcctaagcaactgcattttaaaactccagtttgaaacctgcaggctcaccaggcacacccacagagccctccagtgtggCCTCAGACACAAACAAGTCACTTTTCCCCACCCTGACAAGCTCAGAGTGAAGTTtctggcaggctgtccttggCCCAATAAAGGggaaaggcaagaaaatcagggtggggaccaccagatCAGATGCTTTAACCCCAatgtaaatgatgtcactgagggctggggatgtggctcaagcggtagcgcgctcgcctggtatgcgtgcggcccgggttcgatcctcagcaccacatacaaacaaagatgttgtgtccgccgaaaactaaaaaataaatattaaaaaaaaaatgatgtcactgagaaaccTGGTGGCTGCTGACAGGGAttgatgcacactcactcaggcCACAGTGATCAGGTCTGGAATCAAGGCAGGCTTCTCCCGGGGTGGAGCTGACAGCTGGCTGAGAGTCCTAGGGGAGAAGTCATGGCTCTCGCCAGGGCCTCTTAAAGGCTAAGCCTTGAGACTTTTGACCTGACACTTGAGCTTAGCCtacagagggaatgtctgtcgttagcctgtcatgattaggtgtgtttgcagtgcttagaattaatctagaattgtttgctgtggattgattatgtctattgcagtgcccagcattaaggattgtcgttttcttgattaagaacctatagagtgaaactgtatggagtgatttgagtgaatgaAACATTGACTagggcagaagcatgtggacattctttatttctccccctcaacTGCATAAGTTGCACCTTTCCCCATCGTGACAAGACTATACCTTCAAATTCCCCAAATTTAGACCCTATTTGGAAAGGACCTTTTCTATAATATCATCCACTCCCTCTGCAGTAAAAGTGCTGGGACAAGAAAACTCTCTGATTAAAGCCGACATCCTGAGTAGATACCCAAAGAGACTTCTTCCCAAGGAACTGAGGAGCGATACTCTGCTCTCCAATAGAAGACTTAAAATATCTCTTCCACAGAGACAATGGGATAcggaaacttttctttttctctttctttattactATAGATAGATCCACCAAAACTAACTCTTTTCTGTGGGTAGCCACTCTGAATGAATTCACATACTCTTTTTCTGTGGTCAGAGAGGCTCTATCGGTCACTTTTGTAGTGACATGGATATTGCCC
Encoded proteins:
- the Exosc4 gene encoding exosome complex component RRP41; protein product: MAGLELLSDQGYRVDGRRAGELRKIQARMGVFAQADGSAYIEQGNTKALAVVYGPHEIRGSRSRALPDRALVNCQYSSATFSTGERKRRPHGDRKSCEMGLQLRQTFEAAILTQLHPRSQIDIYVQVLQADGGTYAACVNAATLAVLDAGIPMRDFVCACSAGFVEGTALADLSHVEEAAGGPQLALALLPASGQIALLEMDARLHEDHLEQVLEAAAQAARDVHTLLDHVVRQHVREASILLGD